The following are encoded together in the Gordonia insulae genome:
- a CDS encoding phage major capsid protein — protein sequence MTTTAGNSGFLPHEFGNLIEQPLRDQAVALGAPVSTLVRTSSHVMDIPVVAADAGAAWVAEGNDIQISDADFDTVSVTPVKVAGISVITKELAEDSSPEAGEVIGRGLAASIARKVDLAAFGSASAPAPAGLLDADIEDVDWDADSNLNLDAFVEALGVISANGGQATAFVVNAADATALAKLKEATGSNRGLLTADVTVPTRFAINGVPLIVSTGVPQGTAYAIDLNGFVAVMRVDTTVERDDSVYFVSDKVAVKARARIAFGVVNPNVIVRLSNQGS from the coding sequence ATGACTACTACCGCTGGAAACAGCGGCTTTCTCCCGCACGAGTTCGGGAACCTTATTGAACAGCCTTTGCGTGATCAGGCCGTAGCGCTTGGTGCCCCGGTTTCAACCCTCGTTCGTACCTCGTCGCACGTGATGGATATTCCCGTCGTCGCCGCTGACGCCGGTGCCGCGTGGGTGGCCGAAGGAAACGACATTCAGATCAGCGATGCTGACTTCGACACTGTCTCAGTGACTCCCGTCAAAGTGGCGGGCATCTCCGTGATCACCAAAGAACTCGCGGAAGACTCTTCGCCTGAGGCCGGTGAGGTGATCGGTCGCGGTCTGGCAGCTTCCATCGCCCGCAAGGTTGACCTCGCTGCGTTCGGCTCCGCCTCTGCCCCGGCGCCCGCCGGACTCCTCGACGCCGACATCGAAGATGTGGATTGGGACGCTGACTCAAATCTCAATCTTGATGCCTTCGTGGAGGCGCTAGGCGTGATCTCTGCAAACGGGGGGCAGGCAACAGCTTTCGTCGTCAACGCTGCCGACGCTACTGCACTTGCCAAGCTCAAAGAGGCTACCGGGTCCAACCGAGGACTCCTCACGGCAGACGTGACTGTCCCGACCCGTTTCGCGATTAATGGCGTGCCGCTGATCGTTTCGACCGGTGTGCCCCAGGGAACCGCATACGCGATTGACCTGAATGGTTTCGTTGCAGTGATGCGGGTCGATACGACCGTGGAGCGCGATGACTCTGTCTACTTCGTGTCGGACAAGGTTGCTGTTAAGGCTCGCGCCCGCATCGCCTTTGGAGTCGTCAACCCGAATGTGATTGTGCGACTGTCTAACCAGGGCAGCTAA
- a CDS encoding FDXHR family putative zinc-binding protein, with product MKTKPISCCRTPFNPAVRHCVYCCEDFADERAFFAHRDYRSCRVPAVMEKMTKSKGVWHLS from the coding sequence GTGAAGACTAAGCCGATCTCATGCTGCCGTACACCGTTCAATCCTGCTGTTCGACACTGCGTTTACTGCTGCGAAGACTTCGCCGACGAGCGTGCCTTCTTCGCGCACCGAGACTATCGGTCCTGTCGCGTTCCGGCTGTCATGGAGAAGATGACCAAAAGTAAAGGCGTATGGCATCTCTCGTGA
- a CDS encoding MerR family transcriptional regulator, whose translation MIQPGDDFVTLERACSLTERNRRTIARWVREGKVSTRIDDDGHKRYRHADLLNAKQQSERARRKGLKNVPEETTEKVDPRRQLADLVRETPEIILTLRLAAVSEKNRNKVPSGTDTRGHSLVPMNLTMIEQADKEFGYLVGWGIRTGMDADGSAYRVNGEIRGTDTKGSVDVLRRSVIHVLASHYDDEQVQARLNQLTEIRLQSLRLLASMT comes from the coding sequence TTGATTCAACCTGGTGATGACTTCGTCACACTCGAAAGGGCTTGCAGCCTAACCGAACGCAACCGTAGGACCATCGCGCGTTGGGTACGAGAGGGCAAGGTCTCAACGCGAATCGATGACGACGGACACAAGCGCTACCGACACGCCGATCTCCTCAATGCCAAGCAACAGTCCGAAAGGGCAAGGCGCAAGGGACTTAAGAACGTTCCCGAGGAGACGACAGAGAAGGTTGACCCTCGCCGTCAGTTGGCAGACCTCGTCAGGGAGACGCCCGAGATCATCCTCACCCTAAGGCTTGCAGCGGTATCCGAGAAGAACCGGAACAAGGTGCCTTCGGGAACCGATACACGCGGACACTCGCTAGTGCCGATGAACCTCACCATGATCGAACAGGCAGACAAAGAGTTTGGGTACCTCGTCGGGTGGGGCATCAGGACCGGCATGGACGCTGACGGCTCCGCCTACCGTGTCAACGGGGAGATCCGTGGCACGGACACCAAGGGCAGTGTGGACGTTCTCAGGAGAAGTGTAATTCATGTTCTAGCTTCACATTACGATGACGAACAGGTCCAGGCGCGTCTCAACCAACTCACCGAGATCAGGCTTCAGTCCCTGCGCCTCCTCGCATCGATGACGTGA
- a CDS encoding helix-turn-helix transcriptional regulator produces the protein MAIDRTGLAEFLRRRRESLQPEDVGLPRGRRRRTSGLRREEVAGLCHMSTDYYARLERGTGPQPSPQMVAAIAQGLRLSLDERDHLFRLAGHNPPTRGVDSEHISPGMLRIFDHIDDTPAEIVTELGETLRQTPLGVALTGDLTVYDGPSRSIGYRWFTDPETRHRYAPDDHPFLTRMFASGLRGVVTLRGPGSRAADLAELLLARSDEFREVWNDHEIGIRPREVKNFIHPEVGALELTCQTLLDPGQSHALLVYTATPGSDSYDKLRLLSVIGSRSDRPAELNHDGRKGE, from the coding sequence ATGGCCATCGACCGGACCGGGTTGGCGGAGTTCCTTCGTCGCCGCCGTGAGTCGCTGCAACCCGAAGACGTCGGCCTGCCCCGCGGACGTCGCCGCCGGACAAGCGGATTGCGGCGAGAAGAGGTGGCCGGTCTCTGTCACATGTCGACCGACTACTACGCGCGGCTCGAGCGTGGGACCGGACCCCAGCCGTCGCCGCAGATGGTCGCCGCCATCGCGCAAGGCCTGCGTCTGTCGCTCGATGAGCGCGATCATCTGTTCCGCCTCGCCGGGCACAATCCACCGACGCGCGGCGTGGACAGCGAGCACATCAGCCCGGGAATGCTGAGAATCTTCGACCACATCGACGACACCCCTGCGGAGATCGTCACCGAACTCGGTGAGACGCTCAGGCAGACCCCGCTCGGCGTCGCGCTCACCGGAGATCTGACCGTCTACGACGGGCCGTCCCGCAGCATCGGGTACCGGTGGTTCACCGATCCCGAGACGCGTCACCGTTACGCCCCCGACGATCACCCGTTCCTCACGCGCATGTTCGCCTCGGGGCTGCGCGGGGTCGTCACCTTGCGGGGGCCCGGTTCGCGGGCAGCCGATCTCGCCGAGCTGCTCCTCGCTCGCAGCGACGAGTTCCGCGAGGTGTGGAACGACCACGAGATCGGCATTCGGCCGCGAGAGGTGAAGAACTTCATCCACCCCGAAGTCGGCGCGCTCGAGCTCACCTGTCAGACCCTTCTCGACCCGGGTCAGTCTCACGCACTGCTCGTCTACACGGCGACGCCTGGGAGCGACAGCTACGACAAGCTGCGGTTGCTGTCGGTGATCGGGTCGCGATCAGACCGCCCGGCCGAGCTCAATCACGATGGGCGCAAGGGCGAATGA
- a CDS encoding SDR family oxidoreductase has translation MPRTNIQIDVPDLHGKRAVVTGASDGIGLGVATRLAAAGAEVILPVRNPRKGDAAVTAIHHESPDADVSLRRLDLSSLASVAALGETLLGEGKPIHILINNAGVMTPPDRQTTIDGFELQFGTNHLGHVALVAHLLPLIRAAGGRVTSQISVAANSGSINWDDVNWERSYDGMGAYSQSKIAFGLFGVELDRRSRAHRWGITSNLAHPGVAPTSLLAARAELGRTTGTRGRRMIGALSRRGILVGTVESAGLPALYAATMPGAEGGAFYGPRGIGHLGGPPGEQKLYSRLRPADDAQRIWRVSEEMAGVRFPSE, from the coding sequence ATGCCACGCACGAACATCCAGATCGACGTACCCGACCTGCACGGTAAACGCGCCGTCGTCACGGGAGCGAGCGACGGAATCGGTTTGGGGGTTGCCACGAGACTTGCCGCCGCGGGCGCCGAAGTGATACTCCCCGTTCGAAATCCACGCAAGGGTGACGCTGCGGTCACCGCAATCCATCACGAGTCCCCCGACGCCGATGTGTCCCTTCGGCGACTCGACCTGTCCTCGCTCGCCTCGGTCGCCGCACTCGGTGAGACCCTCCTCGGGGAGGGGAAACCCATCCATATCCTCATCAACAATGCCGGCGTCATGACACCACCCGACCGGCAGACGACCATCGACGGATTCGAGCTGCAATTCGGCACCAACCACCTCGGCCATGTCGCCCTGGTCGCCCACCTCCTTCCGCTGATACGCGCCGCCGGCGGGCGAGTGACCTCACAGATCAGCGTCGCGGCGAACAGCGGCAGCATCAACTGGGACGACGTGAACTGGGAACGCTCGTACGACGGGATGGGCGCCTACAGCCAGTCCAAGATCGCGTTCGGCCTGTTCGGAGTGGAACTCGACCGGCGCAGCAGAGCCCACCGCTGGGGAATCACGAGCAACCTCGCACACCCCGGCGTCGCTCCCACCAGCTTGCTGGCCGCTCGTGCCGAACTCGGCCGCACGACCGGCACCCGCGGACGAAGGATGATTGGCGCACTGTCCAGACGGGGCATCCTCGTGGGCACCGTCGAGAGCGCCGGGCTGCCGGCCCTCTATGCCGCCACCATGCCGGGTGCCGAGGGCGGCGCGTTCTATGGACCACGCGGGATCGGACACCTCGGCGGTCCGCCGGGAGAACAGAAGCTCTACTCCAGGCTCCGCCCTGCCGACGATGCGCAGCGCATCTGGCGGGTCTCCGAAGAGATGGCCGGAGTCCGGTTTCCCTCCGAGTGA
- a CDS encoding AIM24 family protein, producing MQPRIVGTTMPVLELSLEPGEHLIAEGGDVSWLSPGFGMETSTAFGSGGRGGFMSGLKRLIGGGQLFLTKYTAPRTGGFVAFAAQLPGVIRELQIDAADVYMVQQGSFMVSTNDVEVSVGLQKKLGGGIFGGAGVVFQKLSGNGTAWVQLAGEIVEYDLAAGESLLVHPGHLALFRAEMPLEFATVKGVKNKFFGDSMFLAQIHGPGHVWLQSMTPSKLAAAIEPYLPRDTSPPSSST from the coding sequence ATGCAACCGCGAATCGTCGGCACCACCATGCCTGTGCTGGAACTGTCGCTGGAGCCCGGAGAACACCTCATCGCCGAAGGTGGTGACGTGTCGTGGCTTTCGCCCGGCTTCGGCATGGAGACCTCCACCGCGTTCGGGTCCGGAGGCCGAGGCGGTTTCATGAGCGGACTCAAACGATTGATCGGCGGGGGCCAGCTCTTCCTGACCAAGTACACGGCTCCACGCACGGGCGGCTTCGTGGCATTCGCCGCTCAACTACCCGGCGTCATCCGGGAACTGCAGATCGACGCGGCCGACGTCTACATGGTCCAGCAGGGCTCGTTCATGGTGAGTACCAACGACGTCGAGGTCTCGGTGGGACTGCAGAAGAAGCTCGGCGGCGGCATCTTCGGGGGCGCGGGCGTGGTGTTCCAGAAGTTGTCCGGGAACGGTACCGCGTGGGTGCAGCTCGCCGGTGAGATCGTCGAATACGACCTCGCGGCCGGCGAGTCCCTCTTGGTACACCCGGGCCACCTGGCGTTGTTCCGCGCGGAGATGCCGCTCGAGTTCGCCACCGTCAAAGGCGTGAAGAACAAGTTCTTCGGCGATTCGATGTTCCTCGCGCAGATCCACGGTCCCGGGCATGTGTGGCTGCAATCGATGACGCCGTCGAAACTCGCCGCCGCCATCGAACCGTATCTGCCGCGCGATACTTCACCGCCGAGCAGCAGCACCTGA
- a CDS encoding FadR/GntR family transcriptional regulator, protein MSVGETEAVRGGLTSGAGDWQPVTRTRTYELVIDAIEEQILSGSLSVGDPLPPERDLAAKLAVSRPAVREALRVLEAQGVVRSAVGSGSGAGTFVASMPGEALSRFLRLHIALANFAFTDITEARVTLESSSVALAARATDPDRLVEVFRAMTLMEGAGDDRTAFNDADTAFHTAIAEAGGNRLVTAMTVAIRNALRTRILLAFQEVDDWPRLRDQLMDEHRGILAAIDAGDAELASRLSEQHIRDSYSRLPGLHGPEAGGEDGSEV, encoded by the coding sequence ATGTCTGTTGGCGAGACCGAGGCCGTCCGCGGTGGGTTGACCAGCGGGGCAGGGGACTGGCAGCCGGTGACCCGCACCCGCACCTACGAGTTGGTCATCGACGCGATCGAGGAACAGATCCTGTCCGGCTCGCTGTCCGTCGGTGATCCACTACCGCCCGAGCGCGACCTCGCCGCCAAGCTCGCCGTCAGCAGGCCCGCCGTCCGCGAGGCGCTGCGGGTGCTGGAGGCCCAGGGCGTGGTCCGGTCGGCGGTCGGGAGTGGCAGTGGCGCCGGCACGTTCGTCGCGTCGATGCCGGGCGAGGCGCTCAGCAGGTTCCTGCGGCTGCACATAGCGCTCGCCAACTTCGCGTTCACCGACATCACCGAGGCGCGGGTGACGCTCGAGTCGTCGAGTGTGGCTCTGGCCGCCCGCGCGACCGACCCGGATCGTCTGGTCGAAGTGTTCCGGGCGATGACGCTCATGGAGGGGGCCGGCGACGACCGTACGGCGTTCAACGACGCCGACACCGCGTTTCACACCGCAATCGCCGAGGCGGGCGGGAATCGGTTGGTCACCGCGATGACCGTCGCGATCCGCAACGCGTTGCGCACCCGAATCCTCTTGGCATTCCAGGAGGTCGACGACTGGCCTCGACTGCGTGACCAACTGATGGACGAGCACCGCGGGATCCTGGCGGCGATCGACGCGGGAGATGCCGAGCTCGCGTCCCGGCTGTCCGAGCAGCACATCCGGGATTCGTACTCGCGGTTGCCCGGATTGCACGGACCGGAGGCGGGAGGCGAGGACGGGTCCGAGGTCTGA
- a CDS encoding (Fe-S)-binding protein: MRVALFATCFNDTMWPNTPKSTVLLLERLGVEVEFPFEQTCCGQMFTNTGYAEEAIPGVRQFVDVFGDYDAVVAPSGSCVGSVRHQHGAIADRAGDRALRSAVDALVPKVYELSEFLVDVLGVTDVGAYFPHRVTYHPTCHSLRMLRVGDKPLTLLRNVKGIELVELNGADQCCGFGGTFAMKNSDVSVAMGSDKSANVKETGAEVLVAGDNSCLAHIGGLLTRERAGVRMMHLAEILASTEKEPA; the protein is encoded by the coding sequence ATGAGGGTCGCCCTGTTCGCCACCTGTTTCAACGACACGATGTGGCCCAACACCCCCAAGTCCACGGTGCTCCTGCTCGAGCGCCTCGGCGTCGAGGTGGAGTTCCCGTTCGAGCAGACATGCTGCGGCCAGATGTTCACCAACACCGGCTACGCCGAGGAGGCGATTCCCGGTGTCCGGCAGTTCGTCGACGTCTTCGGCGACTACGACGCGGTGGTCGCACCGTCGGGCTCCTGCGTCGGATCCGTCCGCCACCAACACGGCGCCATCGCCGACCGGGCCGGTGACCGCGCGCTGAGGTCCGCCGTCGACGCCCTGGTGCCCAAGGTGTACGAACTCAGCGAGTTCCTCGTCGACGTCCTCGGCGTCACCGACGTCGGCGCCTACTTCCCACATCGGGTGACCTACCACCCCACCTGCCACTCACTCCGCATGCTGCGCGTCGGCGACAAGCCACTCACCCTGCTGCGCAACGTGAAAGGCATCGAGCTCGTCGAACTGAACGGCGCCGATCAGTGCTGCGGCTTCGGCGGGACATTCGCCATGAAGAACTCCGACGTGTCGGTGGCGATGGGCTCGGACAAGTCCGCCAATGTCAAGGAGACCGGGGCCGAAGTACTTGTCGCCGGAGACAATTCGTGTCTCGCGCACATCGGCGGACTGCTCACCCGTGAGCGGGCGGGCGTGCGGATGATGCACCTGGCCGAGATCCTGGCCTCCACCGAGAAGGAGCCGGCATGA
- a CDS encoding LutB/LldF family L-lactate oxidation iron-sulfur protein: MTLTHAEPAPSGKPPAGHPHVGVTSTFVGMPKFPDAARIELANTTQRRNLAHATGIIRDKRASVVGELDNWEELRLAAEAIKNRTLRHLDDYLVQFEENATKAGAVVHWARDAEEANRIVVDLVRETGSDEVVKVKSMATQEIELNEALQAAGIDAWETDLAELIVQLGDDWPSHILVPAIHRNRSEVREIFLRRMKDVGRPAPEDLTDDPRRLAEAARLHLREKFLRAKVGISGANFAVADTGSLVVVESEGNGRMCLTLPETLISVVGIEKVLPSWADLEVFLQVLPRSSTGERENPYTSIWTGVTPGDGPQNAHIILLDNNRTNVLADEVGRAALRCIRCSACLNVCPVYERAGGHAYGSVYPGPIGAILTPQLRGTSSKVDQSLPYASSLCGACFDVCPVRIDIPELLVHLRTRVVDEHRGGRPTAEAAAFKAMAWMFGSHRRLEAAQKAATTSNRFFGRRKTIGAIPGPLAGWSSARDIPVPPAESFRDWWKRERGEQEPRS; the protein is encoded by the coding sequence ATGACCCTCACGCACGCCGAACCCGCACCGTCCGGCAAGCCACCGGCAGGTCATCCGCACGTCGGTGTGACGTCGACCTTCGTCGGCATGCCGAAATTCCCGGACGCCGCCCGCATCGAGCTCGCGAACACCACCCAGCGTCGAAACCTGGCCCATGCCACCGGCATCATCCGGGACAAGCGTGCGAGCGTGGTCGGCGAACTCGACAACTGGGAGGAGCTGCGGCTGGCCGCGGAGGCGATCAAGAACCGGACGCTGCGGCATCTCGACGACTACCTCGTCCAGTTCGAGGAGAACGCCACCAAGGCAGGCGCCGTGGTGCACTGGGCCCGGGATGCCGAAGAGGCCAATCGGATCGTCGTCGACCTGGTCCGCGAGACGGGCTCCGACGAGGTGGTCAAGGTCAAATCCATGGCCACCCAGGAGATCGAACTCAACGAGGCACTGCAGGCGGCGGGTATCGACGCCTGGGAGACCGACCTCGCCGAACTCATCGTGCAACTCGGCGACGACTGGCCCAGCCATATCCTGGTGCCGGCGATCCATCGCAACCGCAGTGAGGTTCGCGAGATCTTCCTGCGACGGATGAAAGACGTCGGCCGCCCCGCCCCCGAAGATCTGACCGACGACCCGCGCCGACTTGCGGAAGCGGCGCGACTTCACCTGCGGGAGAAGTTCTTACGTGCCAAGGTCGGGATCAGCGGCGCGAACTTCGCGGTCGCGGACACCGGCAGTCTCGTCGTGGTGGAATCCGAGGGCAACGGTCGGATGTGCCTCACCCTGCCGGAGACGCTGATCTCGGTGGTGGGTATCGAGAAGGTCCTACCGTCATGGGCCGATCTCGAGGTGTTCCTGCAGGTGCTGCCGCGATCGAGCACCGGAGAGCGGGAGAACCCGTACACCTCGATCTGGACCGGCGTCACGCCGGGTGACGGCCCACAGAACGCGCACATCATCCTGCTCGACAACAACCGGACGAACGTTCTCGCCGACGAGGTGGGTCGGGCCGCGCTGCGGTGCATTCGCTGCTCGGCGTGCCTCAACGTGTGCCCGGTGTACGAGCGCGCCGGCGGCCACGCCTACGGCTCCGTCTATCCCGGACCGATCGGTGCGATCCTCACCCCGCAGCTGCGAGGCACATCGTCGAAGGTGGACCAGTCGCTGCCGTACGCGTCGAGCCTGTGCGGCGCCTGCTTCGACGTGTGCCCGGTGCGCATCGACATCCCGGAACTGCTGGTGCACTTGCGCACCCGGGTGGTCGACGAGCATCGCGGCGGCCGGCCGACCGCAGAAGCGGCCGCCTTCAAGGCGATGGCCTGGATGTTCGGCAGCCACAGGCGGCTCGAGGCCGCACAGAAGGCCGCGACCACGAGCAACCGATTCTTCGGGCGCCGCAAGACGATCGGCGCCATTCCCGGTCCGCTCGCCGGATGGAGCTCGGCGCGCGACATCCCGGTACCCCCCGCGGAATCGTTCCGCGACTGGTGGAAACGCGAACGTGGAGAACAGGAGCCGCGGTCATGA
- a CDS encoding LutC/YkgG family protein → MSAREEILDRVRSALADVESSDVTETPIDWSYGRPVDTGDLRLVDRFAERVADYRAIVERVPAGELGATVAAALAEVDGPVVADPTVRGRLGVDLNWRDDDGLSAADLDSVAAVVTTAAVGIANTGTIVLDHGVGQERRAASLVPDVHVCIVDAEQVVSDVPEAVARLMSQGSSVRPQTWISGPSATSDIELDRVEGVHGPRTLHVIIVG, encoded by the coding sequence ATGAGTGCTCGCGAGGAGATACTGGATCGCGTCAGATCCGCGCTCGCCGATGTCGAGAGCTCGGATGTCACGGAGACGCCGATCGATTGGTCCTACGGCCGGCCGGTCGACACCGGCGATCTTCGACTGGTCGACCGCTTCGCCGAGCGAGTGGCGGACTACCGGGCGATCGTCGAGCGGGTCCCGGCAGGCGAACTCGGCGCGACGGTGGCCGCGGCCCTCGCCGAGGTCGACGGTCCGGTCGTCGCCGATCCGACCGTCCGGGGGCGACTCGGCGTGGACCTGAACTGGCGCGACGACGACGGCCTGTCCGCCGCGGACCTCGATTCCGTTGCGGCGGTGGTCACGACGGCCGCGGTCGGCATCGCCAACACCGGCACCATCGTGCTCGATCACGGAGTCGGACAAGAGCGGCGGGCCGCCTCGCTGGTCCCCGATGTCCACGTGTGCATCGTCGACGCCGAGCAGGTCGTCAGTGACGTTCCGGAAGCGGTCGCGCGGCTGATGTCGCAGGGGTCGAGTGTGCGCCCACAGACGTGGATCAGCGGTCCGAGCGCGACCAGCGACATCGAGCTCGATCGCGTCGAGGGTGTCCACGGCCCGCGGACCCTGCATGTGATCATCGTCGGGTGA
- a CDS encoding alpha/beta fold hydrolase: MVRAFGHVLRPYPARDIPAGTMVDLPGRGPLFVTDSGPRDAPVVFLLHSVLTTGLLCWYPVIPELNKRYRVITLDQRWHGRGIRSPEFSLDDCADDVVALADELGIDRFTAAGFSMGGGIAQLVWRRHPQRVTGLVLCSTGPYFSTRDPRLRAQSRRTGRVLTAVDKLLPRPRVGRLDDTSVHTTVWAMRQFLSTPLSHMGHFGDGLGVFDSREWLAEIDVPTSVVVSTRDRVVEPARQELLVDGIAGARRFEVDGGHACCVLGAQWFIPPFIEAVDAASEVSIEA; this comes from the coding sequence ATGGTCCGCGCGTTCGGCCATGTGCTGCGCCCGTATCCGGCTCGCGACATCCCGGCCGGGACGATGGTGGATCTGCCGGGCCGTGGCCCGCTGTTCGTCACCGACTCGGGGCCACGGGATGCGCCCGTGGTCTTCCTGCTGCATTCGGTGCTCACCACCGGCCTGCTGTGCTGGTACCCGGTCATCCCCGAGCTGAACAAGCGGTACCGGGTGATCACCCTCGATCAGCGGTGGCATGGCCGGGGAATCCGGTCACCGGAGTTCTCCCTCGACGATTGCGCCGACGATGTGGTCGCCCTGGCCGACGAACTGGGGATCGACCGATTCACCGCGGCCGGATTCTCCATGGGTGGTGGCATCGCCCAACTGGTCTGGCGCCGGCATCCGCAGCGCGTCACCGGGTTGGTGCTGTGCTCGACGGGCCCCTACTTCAGTACCCGCGACCCCCGCCTGCGCGCGCAATCCCGCCGGACCGGGCGCGTCCTCACCGCCGTCGACAAGCTGCTGCCGCGTCCGCGGGTCGGCCGGCTCGACGACACCTCGGTGCACACCACGGTATGGGCGATGCGTCAGTTCCTGTCGACTCCGCTGTCACACATGGGTCACTTCGGCGACGGCCTCGGCGTCTTCGACTCGCGCGAATGGTTGGCCGAGATCGACGTCCCGACCTCGGTGGTCGTGTCGACCCGCGACCGTGTGGTCGAGCCGGCACGCCAGGAACTACTCGTCGACGGGATCGCGGGCGCGCGTCGCTTCGAGGTCGACGGCGGACACGCGTGCTGCGTGCTCGGTGCGCAGTGGTTCATCCCGCCGTTCATCGAGGCCGTCGACGCGGCGTCCGAGGTGTCGATCGAGGCCTGA
- a CDS encoding alpha/beta fold hydrolase — protein MMDIDRPKIEGSVAVGDGRRRIGFAEFGSATGRAVFWLHGTPGARRQIPTEARAFAAENGVRIIGLDRPGVGSSTPYRYRDVAHFATDLEMVADSLGIAEFAVIGLSGGGPYALGVAHAFPQRVVAAGILGGVAPTVGPDAVAGGAMRIGQLAAPVLGVAGAPIGKVVSTVLSVARPVADPAISLYGRLSPQGDRELLSRPEFRAMFLDDLLHGGSRRMAAPFADIVVFSNDWGFRVPEVTVPVRWWHGDRDHIIPYAHGEQMVAMLPDAKLFTMHGESHLGALGMSIDIITELLAVWDQPR, from the coding sequence ATGATGGACATCGACCGTCCCAAGATCGAGGGCTCCGTCGCGGTGGGCGACGGACGACGACGCATCGGTTTCGCCGAGTTCGGGTCGGCGACCGGTCGCGCCGTGTTCTGGTTGCACGGTACTCCCGGGGCCCGGCGTCAGATCCCCACCGAGGCCCGCGCCTTCGCCGCGGAGAACGGCGTCCGCATCATCGGACTCGACCGGCCCGGCGTCGGGTCGTCGACGCCGTATCGCTATCGCGACGTCGCGCATTTCGCGACCGATCTGGAAATGGTCGCCGACTCGCTGGGCATCGCCGAGTTCGCCGTCATCGGCCTCTCCGGCGGCGGTCCCTACGCACTCGGCGTGGCGCACGCCTTTCCGCAGCGGGTCGTCGCCGCCGGCATCCTCGGCGGAGTGGCGCCCACCGTCGGACCCGACGCAGTGGCCGGCGGGGCGATGCGCATCGGGCAACTCGCGGCCCCGGTCCTCGGTGTGGCCGGCGCCCCGATCGGGAAGGTGGTGAGCACGGTGCTGAGCGTGGCCCGCCCGGTGGCCGATCCCGCGATCTCCCTCTACGGCCGCCTGTCACCCCAAGGGGACCGAGAGTTGTTGTCACGCCCAGAGTTCCGAGCCATGTTCCTCGACGACCTGCTGCACGGCGGATCGCGGCGCATGGCGGCCCCGTTCGCGGACATCGTGGTGTTCTCCAACGACTGGGGCTTCCGTGTACCGGAGGTGACCGTCCCGGTCCGGTGGTGGCACGGCGATCGCGACCACATCATTCCCTACGCGCACGGCGAGCAGATGGTGGCGATGCTTCCCGACGCCAAGCTGTTCACCATGCACGGCGAGAGTCACCTCGGTGCCCTCGGCATGTCGATCGACATCATCACCGAACTGCTCGCCGTCTGGGACCAACCGCGCTGA